The Allocatelliglobosispora scoriae genome contains a region encoding:
- a CDS encoding nucleotidyltransferase domain-containing protein has product MDISDVMAVIAALDAEGVRHWVAGGWGVDALVGRQTRPHRDLDLAVDAADEATALRALARLGYSIETDQRPARVEVAAAGARWVDLHPVRFNAIGWGRQADLSGGSFTYPPAAFDAGVLADRAVGCLSASQQLCFRTGYELRDVDRHDITLLTALL; this is encoded by the coding sequence GTGGACATCAGCGACGTCATGGCGGTCATCGCAGCCCTCGACGCCGAGGGCGTGCGGCACTGGGTCGCCGGCGGCTGGGGCGTGGACGCCCTGGTGGGACGGCAGACCAGGCCGCATCGCGACCTCGACCTCGCCGTCGACGCCGCCGATGAGGCCACGGCGCTGCGAGCGCTGGCCCGGCTGGGGTATTCGATCGAGACCGACCAGCGCCCCGCGCGGGTCGAGGTGGCCGCCGCGGGTGCCCGGTGGGTCGATCTCCACCCGGTGCGTTTCAACGCCATAGGCTGGGGCCGACAGGCCGATCTATCAGGCGGAAGCTTCACCTATCCACCGGCCGCCTTCGATGCCGGAGTCCTCGCCGACCGCGCCGTCGGCTGCCTCTCGGCGAGCCAGCAGCTCTGCTTCCGGACCGGGTACGAATTGCGCGACGTCGATCGTCACGATATCACGCTGCTCACAGCCTTGCTCTGA
- a CDS encoding ABC transporter ATP-binding protein, producing MDRPPDPEVHDVRTVLRDAITGQRRHVALSTLFVTGHQAGEAMVPFIIGVVIDRAVAGSAADLVTWLAVLAVVYIGLSFSYRFGERSSERAATQAAHGVRIRITERVLDHRGGAEAGRLPGALVSIATSDASRVGVVNIALPYSIAAVAAVLIAGGLLLSISLPLGLLVLLGTPPMLVLAHLLSKPLERRSETEQDRAAHASGIAADLLTGVRVLKGLGAAGAAVGRYRRTSREALGATVRAARAEAAYDGMALALNGIFLAVIVLVGGRLAADGQITVGQLISAAGLAQFLIGPLSTFGWVFADMAQARASAARITEVLTAAPAVTGGETTLPDPVRGQVTLHGRTVAPGELIGIVADPAEASALVARLGREAEPDGLLALDGVSLADVAPGDLRGALLVATHDADLFEESVRANISADADLGVVLGATTADEVVRSLPDGLDTVLDERGRSLSGGQRQRVALARALAADPPVLVLHDPTTAVDAVTEARIADGIRRLRQGRTTILITTSPALLAVTDRVIVLRDGAVAADRRHADLIGDDELYRSAVLA from the coding sequence ATGGACCGACCCCCCGATCCGGAGGTGCACGACGTGCGCACCGTGCTGCGTGACGCGATCACCGGCCAGCGCCGCCACGTGGCGCTCTCCACCCTCTTCGTCACCGGCCACCAGGCCGGCGAGGCGATGGTGCCGTTCATCATCGGCGTCGTCATCGACCGGGCGGTCGCGGGCAGCGCCGCCGACCTCGTCACCTGGCTCGCCGTGCTGGCCGTCGTCTACATCGGACTGAGCTTCAGCTACCGCTTCGGCGAGCGCAGCAGCGAGCGGGCCGCCACCCAGGCCGCGCACGGCGTGCGGATCCGAATCACCGAGCGGGTCCTCGACCATCGGGGCGGTGCCGAGGCCGGACGGCTGCCGGGTGCCCTGGTCAGCATCGCGACCTCCGACGCCTCCCGGGTCGGGGTGGTCAACATCGCGCTGCCCTACTCGATCGCCGCCGTCGCCGCCGTGCTCATCGCGGGCGGGCTGCTGCTGTCGATCTCGCTGCCGCTGGGGCTGCTCGTGCTGCTGGGGACGCCGCCGATGCTGGTACTGGCCCATCTGCTGTCCAAACCACTGGAGCGGCGCAGCGAGACCGAGCAGGATCGGGCGGCACACGCCTCCGGGATCGCGGCGGACCTGCTCACCGGCGTACGGGTGCTCAAGGGGCTGGGCGCCGCGGGGGCTGCGGTGGGGCGCTATCGGCGTACCAGTCGGGAGGCCCTGGGTGCGACGGTGCGCGCGGCGCGGGCGGAGGCCGCCTACGACGGCATGGCGCTGGCCTTGAACGGGATCTTCCTCGCCGTGATCGTGCTGGTCGGCGGGCGGCTCGCGGCCGACGGGCAGATCACCGTCGGGCAGCTCATCTCGGCGGCGGGGCTGGCGCAGTTCCTGATCGGGCCGCTGAGCACCTTCGGCTGGGTCTTCGCCGACATGGCCCAGGCCCGCGCCTCGGCCGCCCGGATCACCGAGGTCCTCACCGCCGCACCGGCCGTGACCGGCGGCGAGACCACGCTGCCCGACCCTGTGCGCGGGCAGGTCACGCTGCACGGGCGCACCGTCGCGCCGGGCGAGCTGATCGGGATCGTCGCCGACCCGGCCGAGGCGTCGGCACTCGTCGCGCGGCTCGGCCGCGAGGCCGAACCGGACGGGCTGCTCGCGCTCGACGGCGTCTCGCTCGCCGACGTCGCGCCAGGCGATCTGCGGGGCGCGCTCCTGGTCGCGACCCACGACGCCGACCTGTTCGAGGAGTCGGTCCGAGCCAACATCTCCGCCGACGCCGACCTCGGTGTGGTGCTCGGCGCGACGACCGCCGACGAGGTGGTGCGGAGCCTGCCGGACGGGCTCGACACCGTGCTCGACGAGCGTGGCAGATCCCTCTCCGGCGGCCAGCGGCAGCGCGTCGCGCTCGCCCGCGCGCTCGCCGCCGACCCGCCCGTGCTCGTGCTGCACGACCCGACCACCGCCGTCGACGCGGTCACCGAGGCACGCATCGCCGACGGCATCCGTCGGCTGCGGCAGGGCCGCACCACGATCCTGATCACGACGAGCCCCGCGCTGCTCGCGGTCACCGACCGGGTGATCGTCCTCCGCGACGGCGCGGTCGCCGCCGACCGGCGGCACGCCGACCTCATCGGCGACGACGAGCTCTACCGATCGGCGGTCCTCGCATGA
- a CDS encoding ABC transporter ATP-binding protein, translated as MRQTLPVASGRRTAAVLRELLRPRRGLAVGAFALLIAGTTAGLLAPPLIGHIVDVVVDRRGADAITVPFLLLIAVALAEAALAAGGVAQLAKLGESTLADLRERFVSRALRLPLEQLERAGTGDVTSRVTNDVTVIAEAARSAVPNLARALLTIGLTMLGMAALDWRFLLAALVAVPVQLHTVRWYSRRAVPLYAAQRIAVAEQQHDMLGTVGGAATVRAFRLTGDHLHRVERRSLRAVDLLMQGIRLQTRFYSRLHVGEYLGLAAVLVTGFLLVRADQISVGTATAAALFFLSLFGPINTALALIDDAQAAGAGLTRLVGVADLPEIPAPRTASAPADASITATDLWYEYVPGRTVLRGVGVEVRPGERVALVGASGAGKTTLAKLIAGVHRPTSGTVTLGGGSAVLITQEVHVFAGTLGDDLRLARPDATDAELLAALETVSWEELPDGLDTEVGEGGHSLTVAQAQQLAFARLVLADPRIVVLDEATAEAGSAGARVLERVAEAALAGRTALIVAHRLTQAAAADRIVVLEDGQVVEVGTHAELIRGEGRYAALWSAWSTQRTP; from the coding sequence ATGAGGCAGACCCTCCCCGTCGCGAGCGGGCGGCGCACCGCCGCCGTGCTGCGCGAGCTGCTGCGGCCCCGGCGAGGCCTCGCGGTCGGCGCGTTCGCGCTGCTCATCGCCGGGACGACCGCCGGGCTGCTCGCTCCCCCGCTGATCGGCCACATCGTGGACGTGGTCGTCGACCGGCGCGGCGCCGACGCGATCACGGTGCCGTTCCTACTGCTCATCGCGGTGGCCCTCGCCGAGGCGGCGCTCGCCGCCGGTGGCGTGGCGCAGCTCGCGAAGCTCGGCGAAAGCACCCTGGCGGACCTGCGCGAACGCTTCGTCTCCCGAGCGCTGCGGCTGCCGCTGGAGCAGCTCGAACGGGCCGGCACCGGCGACGTCACCTCGCGGGTCACCAACGACGTCACCGTCATCGCCGAGGCCGCCCGCAGCGCCGTGCCCAATCTGGCCCGCGCGCTGCTCACGATCGGCCTCACCATGCTCGGCATGGCCGCGCTGGACTGGCGGTTCCTCCTCGCGGCGCTCGTCGCCGTCCCGGTGCAGCTGCACACCGTGCGGTGGTATTCACGCCGGGCCGTGCCGCTCTACGCCGCGCAGCGGATCGCCGTCGCCGAGCAGCAGCACGACATGCTCGGCACCGTCGGCGGCGCCGCCACCGTGCGGGCCTTCCGGCTCACCGGCGACCACCTGCACCGGGTCGAGCGGCGCTCGCTGCGCGCGGTCGACCTGCTCATGCAGGGCATCCGGCTGCAGACCCGGTTCTACAGCCGTCTGCACGTGGGCGAATACCTCGGGCTCGCGGCGGTCCTGGTCACCGGTTTCCTGCTGGTCCGCGCGGATCAGATCAGCGTGGGTACGGCCACCGCCGCCGCCCTGTTCTTCCTGAGCCTGTTCGGCCCGATCAACACCGCACTGGCCCTCATCGACGACGCCCAGGCCGCCGGTGCGGGCCTCACCCGCCTCGTCGGCGTCGCCGACCTGCCCGAGATCCCGGCCCCCCGGACCGCATCCGCCCCTGCCGACGCGTCGATCACCGCCACGGACCTCTGGTACGAATACGTCCCCGGCCGCACCGTCCTGCGCGGGGTCGGCGTCGAGGTCCGGCCCGGCGAGCGGGTGGCTCTCGTCGGCGCCAGCGGTGCCGGGAAGACGACGCTGGCGAAGCTGATCGCCGGGGTGCACCGGCCGACCAGCGGCACGGTCACCCTCGGCGGCGGATCGGCCGTGCTCATCACCCAGGAGGTGCACGTGTTCGCCGGGACGCTCGGCGACGACCTGCGGCTGGCCCGGCCGGACGCGACCGACGCCGAGCTGCTCGCGGCACTGGAGACGGTGTCATGGGAGGAGCTGCCCGACGGGCTCGACACCGAGGTCGGCGAGGGCGGCCACAGTCTCACGGTCGCGCAGGCGCAGCAGCTGGCGTTCGCCCGGCTGGTGCTCGCCGATCCGCGGATCGTGGTGCTCGACGAGGCGACGGCGGAGGCCGGGAGCGCCGGGGCGCGGGTGCTGGAGCGGGTCGCCGAGGCGGCGCTGGCGGGGCGGACGGCACTGATCGTCGCGCACCGGCTCACCCAGGCCGCGGCGGCCGACCGGATCGTGGTTCTGGAGGACGGGCAGGTCGTCGAGGTCGGCACCCACGCCGAGCTGATCCGCGGCGAGGGCCGCTACGCCGCCCTCTGGTCGGCCTGGTCCACCCAGCGCACCCCGTAA